The proteins below are encoded in one region of Asticcacaulis excentricus CB 48:
- a CDS encoding DnaJ C-terminal domain-containing protein, whose protein sequence is MAGDPYSELGVARSASAEDIQKAFRKLAKELHPDRNPNNKAAEDRFKRVSAAFDLLKDPEKRKKFDAGQMDADGRETYRGGFGGGGFGGGASQGYGGGARGSFDGVDLDDIFDIFGSGAGRRAGFGPGGGFGSQAQKGSDLRIKLDIDLMDTIAGNTRRVQLTDGRTLDVTIPKGAKDGQTLRLKGQGAASPNGRGPHGDALVELSLKPHSVFRVEGNDLHMDLYVSIPDAVLGGKVQAPTPDGPVNVTIAKGSNSGGILRLKGRGGYDAKTGARGDLFARLVLALPDEVDPDFVAYTEDWRKQSPYTPTHPAMKKK, encoded by the coding sequence GTGGCAGGTGATCCCTATTCAGAGCTTGGTGTGGCGCGTAGCGCCAGCGCGGAAGATATCCAGAAGGCTTTTCGCAAGCTGGCCAAGGAACTGCACCCGGACCGCAACCCCAATAACAAGGCTGCAGAGGATCGCTTCAAGCGCGTGTCGGCCGCCTTTGACCTGCTGAAAGACCCGGAAAAGCGCAAGAAATTCGATGCGGGTCAGATGGATGCCGACGGACGTGAAACCTATCGCGGCGGCTTTGGCGGTGGAGGGTTCGGTGGCGGGGCGTCGCAGGGCTATGGCGGCGGGGCGCGCGGGTCTTTTGACGGCGTGGATCTCGACGACATTTTCGATATCTTTGGCTCAGGCGCCGGACGGCGTGCCGGCTTTGGTCCGGGTGGCGGGTTCGGCTCGCAGGCTCAGAAGGGCAGCGATCTGCGGATAAAGCTCGATATCGACCTGATGGATACCATCGCTGGAAATACACGCCGCGTGCAACTCACCGATGGCCGCACACTGGACGTGACGATACCGAAGGGGGCTAAGGACGGTCAGACACTGCGTCTGAAAGGGCAGGGCGCTGCGTCGCCCAATGGGCGCGGACCTCATGGCGATGCGCTGGTGGAATTGTCCCTAAAGCCGCACAGTGTGTTCCGTGTTGAGGGCAATGACCTGCACATGGATCTCTACGTATCGATACCCGACGCTGTACTGGGCGGCAAGGTGCAGGCCCCGACGCCAGACGGCCCGGTCAATGTAACGATTGCCAAGGGCTCTAATTCTGGCGGTATTCTGCGTCTGAAAGGCCGTGGGGGTTATGACGCCAAGACCGGGGCGCGTGGCGACCTGTTCGCGCGTCTGGTGCTCGCCTTGCCCGACGAGGTCGATCCCGACTTTGTCGCCTATACCGAAGACTGGCGAAAGCAATCCCCGTACACGCCCACCCATCCAGCGATGAAGAAAAAGTAG